One Pseudomonas sp. MM213 genomic window, TCGGCCTGACACCGCACGCTTACCTCGTTGAAGTACGACTGCAGGCGGCACGGCGGATGATCGAGCACACCGGTCTGAGCCTGGCTGACATCGCCCTTGATGCCGGTTTCGCCCATCAGTCGCACATGGGCAGCGCCTTCCGCAAATTCCTCGCCATGACCCCCAGTCAATACCGCTCACGCTTTTAGTCGTACGCCCGCCGCGCGCATCTGCCATGCTCAAAGTCCGCAGCACTGTTTCAACAAAGGAACACCGCAATGGACGACGTACAACAACTGGGCGAGATGCTTCGCCACTACGCAGACAGCGAAGCGCACAAAAAACAATTGTTCGAGTCGCAATCGGCCGTGTGGGCGACGCGCATTGGCGAGCTGTTTGATCAGATCCAGCAATGGCTGGAACCGGTCCGGGCGCCGAACCTGCTGGAAGTCAGCCGCGAGGCGTATGTCGCCTCGGGGCCGAGCGTTCCGGTCGAGACGTCAACGTTCAAGACCGAGAAACTGGGCATCGTGATCGCCGGCAAACCCGTGGAGTTCGTGCCGGATGTGATGGGTACCGGTGGGCAGATTTCCCTGGCGGTGATGGGCCTGACCGCCGCGCGGTATGGCAGCATTTCGCTGGTGTGCCTGCCGCCGTCCAACAATTGGCAATGGCGCAAGACCAATGGCTTGAAGGACCCGGACACCTTTGCCTTCGACGCGAATTTTCTGGCGCAGCAGTTGCAGAGCTTGATCCCCCGCGATCGGAGCTGATCTCTCCGGACTTTCACCTTTCCCCTGTGGGAGCGAGCCTGCTCGCGATGACGGTTCGGCAATCAACATAAATGTTGGCTGAACCACCGCTATCGCCGGCAAGCCGGTCTCGCTCCTACAATGGATCTGCGGTGCATCAGATTTCGAGATTCACCCAGCCCGGTTTTGCCACTTCCGGCGCAACCGCCTTCACCACTTTCCCCGTCGCCAACTCCACCCGTCGAGCCACCTCCGGGTCATCGGCAAACGGGATCAGGCTCGCTTCCTCCAGACTTTCTGCCGTCTGCTGCTTCAGGCAGTACTCGACCGCCAGCCAAAGCCCCGCAACACCCACGATATTCAACACGATCTCGAACATCTCAGCTCCTCGCCTCAGGCAATCCGTGCATCACGTTCAGCCATCGCCACGTCGGAAACCCGTACCGTGCGCCAGGCGTTGTACGCCATCAGCAGCATGCCGCTGAGGAAGAACAC contains:
- a CDS encoding cbb3-type cytochrome c oxidase subunit 3 gives rise to the protein MFEIVLNIVGVAGLWLAVEYCLKQQTAESLEEASLIPFADDPEVARRVELATGKVVKAVAPEVAKPGWVNLEI